From a single Verrucomicrobiota bacterium genomic region:
- a CDS encoding sulfurtransferase — MANYAQPEVLVETDWVKANLGKPGIKLVEIDVDTKAYDAGHIPGAVGFNWQTQLQDQVRRDIIGQEAFEKLAGGAGISPGDTVILYGDNNNWFAAYGFWLFKIYGHEDVRLMNGGRVKWLNEPDKQMTTEVPKPTPVTYKASAPNSELRALVPQVFEAQKAGKWNLVDVRSPDEYTGKVIAPPGMTETAQRGGHIPGAKSIPWSTAVKPDGSFKSADELRSIYLDQKGVDPNKDTIAYCRIGERSSHTWFVLKYLLGIKNVKNYDGSWTEYGNLIAAPIEK; from the coding sequence ATGGCCAACTACGCTCAACCTGAAGTGCTCGTCGAAACCGATTGGGTCAAAGCCAACCTGGGCAAGCCCGGCATCAAACTCGTCGAGATCGACGTCGATACCAAAGCTTACGACGCCGGACACATCCCCGGCGCCGTCGGATTCAACTGGCAGACTCAACTCCAGGATCAAGTCCGCCGCGATATCATCGGCCAGGAAGCGTTTGAAAAACTGGCCGGCGGCGCCGGCATTTCGCCCGGCGACACCGTCATTCTCTACGGCGACAACAACAACTGGTTCGCGGCCTACGGTTTCTGGCTGTTCAAGATTTATGGGCATGAGGATGTCCGGCTGATGAACGGCGGTCGGGTCAAATGGCTAAACGAGCCGGACAAGCAGATGACTACGGAAGTGCCCAAACCGACGCCCGTGACCTATAAGGCCTCCGCGCCGAACTCCGAACTGCGCGCGTTGGTCCCGCAAGTGTTCGAGGCCCAGAAGGCTGGCAAATGGAATCTCGTCGATGTGCGCAGCCCGGATGAATACACCGGCAAAGTCATCGCGCCGCCCGGCATGACGGAGACCGCGCAGCGCGGCGGACATATCCCTGGCGCCAAGAGCATTCCCTGGAGCACGGCGGTCAAACCGGACGGCAGCTTCAAGTCCGCGGACGAGTTGCGCAGCATTTACCTGGACCAAAAAGGCGTCGATCCCAACAAAGACACGATTGCGTATTGCCGGATCGGCGAGCGTTCGAGTCACACCTGGTTCGTCCTGAAATATCTTCTCGGCATCAAGAACGTGAAGAACTACGACGGCAGTTGGACCGAGTACGGCAACCTGATCGCCGCGCCGATCGAGAAGTAG
- a CDS encoding creatininase family protein, producing MQLTDLTWPKVQALNKDTPVVFPIAALEQHGRHLPVFTDSLLAGEIVRRAAEKLGDRVLFAPLMWLGNSDHHLEFPGTLSAPPRTYLDLLAGLLENFIQHGFKRLVFINGHGGNDVPGRQIVFEVRQKHRHRGDLLLLFATYWKLGGKPQAVRSDFKQQQMGHACEWETSMILRLAPDLVGDFKGAPPVEFGEAFEPAARGWITQDRSEPGHIGYPAAASTEKGETLFKVFSDDVIALLEKIIAWDGKSWNGGGAG from the coding sequence ATGCAATTGACAGATCTCACCTGGCCGAAAGTTCAGGCGCTCAACAAAGACACGCCCGTCGTGTTCCCGATTGCGGCGCTGGAACAGCATGGCCGGCATTTGCCGGTCTTCACCGACAGTCTGCTCGCGGGCGAAATCGTCCGGCGCGCGGCGGAGAAGTTGGGCGACCGCGTTCTCTTCGCGCCGTTGATGTGGCTGGGGAACTCCGATCATCACCTGGAGTTTCCGGGCACGCTGTCGGCGCCGCCGCGCACCTACCTCGATCTGCTCGCGGGTTTGCTGGAGAATTTCATTCAGCACGGCTTCAAGCGCCTGGTCTTCATCAACGGCCACGGCGGGAACGACGTTCCAGGGCGCCAGATCGTGTTCGAGGTGCGGCAGAAACACCGGCATCGCGGCGATCTTCTGCTGTTGTTTGCGACTTATTGGAAACTCGGGGGCAAACCGCAGGCGGTGCGTTCCGACTTCAAGCAACAGCAAATGGGCCACGCGTGCGAATGGGAAACGTCCATGATCCTGCGATTGGCGCCGGATCTGGTCGGAGACTTCAAAGGCGCTCCACCGGTCGAATTCGGCGAAGCGTTCGAACCGGCCGCGCGCGGCTGGATCACGCAGGATCGGTCGGAACCCGGCCATATCGGATATCCCGCTGCCGCCAGCACGGAAAAGGGGGAAACTCTGTTCAAGGTTTTTTCGGACGACGTGATCGCCCTGCTCGAAAAAATCATCGCCTGGGACGGCAAAAGCTGGAACGGGGGCGGCGCCGGTTGA